A genomic region of Brevibacillus sp. JNUCC-41 contains the following coding sequences:
- a CDS encoding LysR family transcriptional regulator → MGDCLNFLSLRYFIEVSNHLSFSEASKTLHISQPGLSQQILSLEKQLGFKLLNRTTRKITLTEEGEYIYKKLAPSFEDIEKTVNYIVENKTIPKPKLKIATVPSAASIFIPKLLKKIVGEYPETEFYVHETTSSRAVKLVNQQNYHIGFIRTPIHSNIIVNEGLSMIEFMRFPLQLVVSIDHPLAQKDAIQLYEAKDEPFIHYDAVQAHSLQFLLEKACLTAGFSPKELCKGSELLTIANLISNNLGVALMPEDMVSLLGKSQVKALNIDNSELSSSISAVWKNTDASNLTKHILKTLENDHDFKDI, encoded by the coding sequence GTGGGTGATTGTTTGAATTTCCTATCCCTCCGCTATTTCATAGAGGTTTCTAACCATCTGAGTTTCAGTGAGGCTTCGAAAACCCTGCATATATCCCAGCCCGGACTTAGCCAACAGATTTTATCCCTCGAAAAACAATTAGGATTTAAATTATTGAATCGAACGACAAGAAAAATTACATTGACGGAAGAAGGAGAGTACATCTATAAAAAACTAGCTCCTTCCTTTGAAGATATTGAGAAAACAGTGAATTACATAGTTGAAAATAAAACCATTCCCAAACCTAAACTGAAGATTGCCACCGTCCCCTCTGCAGCTAGCATATTTATCCCTAAGCTATTGAAAAAGATTGTGGGTGAATACCCGGAAACGGAATTTTACGTGCATGAAACAACATCTTCAAGGGCAGTAAAACTCGTAAACCAACAAAACTATCACATCGGTTTCATCCGAACGCCCATCCACAGTAACATCATCGTTAATGAAGGATTAAGCATGATTGAATTCATGAGGTTCCCTTTACAATTAGTCGTTTCCATTGATCATCCCCTAGCCCAAAAAGATGCTATACAATTATACGAAGCTAAAGACGAACCTTTTATCCATTATGATGCCGTTCAAGCACACTCCCTTCAATTCCTTTTAGAAAAGGCTTGTCTAACTGCTGGATTTTCACCTAAAGAATTATGCAAAGGCTCTGAATTACTGACGATCGCCAATCTCATTTCAAATAACTTAGGCGTAGCCCTCATGCCGGAAGATATGGTGAGTTTGTTGGGAAAAAGCCAAGTCAAAGCCTTGAACATCGATAATTCGGAATTATCCAGTTCCATATCGGCAGTTTGGAAAAACACGGATGCATCAAATCTGACTAAGCATATTTTGAAAACGTTAGAGAATGATCATGATTTTAAAGATATATGA
- a CDS encoding TAXI family TRAP transporter solute-binding subunit, whose translation MKKFHKCFLLVMILTVTGIISACGDSKSDVSGSGNQNLSLLTGGTGGTYYPLGGQIGNIISDKTKANITPQTSGASAENMETLRAGEAEIAFSQTDIAAYALEGTEMFDGKPIDNIMAISSLYPETVQIVTTAKSGIKSIEDLKGKKVSVGAPGSGAYINAMQILEIHGLSEKDIKGQNLSFDESAEGIQAGNIDAAFITAGTPTGAVEALSVQNDIIILPIAEDKIQALVKKYPYYAEDTIPSGTYKIKSEVKTVAVKAMLVVTKDLDEDLVYEMTKAVYDNTDQITHAKGKFITAETALEGLGEMEVHPGAAKYFKEKGVSK comes from the coding sequence ATGAAAAAATTTCATAAGTGCTTTTTATTGGTCATGATTTTGACGGTCACCGGTATTATCTCGGCCTGCGGAGACAGTAAATCAGATGTCTCGGGCAGCGGAAACCAAAACCTGAGTCTATTGACTGGTGGAACGGGAGGTACATACTATCCACTTGGAGGACAAATTGGAAATATCATTTCCGATAAAACAAAAGCGAATATAACACCTCAGACATCTGGTGCCTCGGCCGAAAACATGGAAACATTAAGGGCCGGAGAGGCTGAAATCGCTTTTTCGCAAACGGATATCGCCGCATATGCACTTGAAGGAACAGAAATGTTCGACGGGAAACCCATTGACAATATAATGGCCATCAGTTCTTTATATCCTGAAACCGTTCAAATTGTAACGACTGCCAAAAGCGGAATTAAATCAATCGAGGATTTAAAGGGTAAAAAGGTATCAGTAGGTGCACCGGGTTCTGGTGCATACATCAATGCCATGCAAATCCTGGAGATTCATGGTTTGTCTGAGAAAGATATTAAAGGGCAAAATCTATCATTCGATGAGTCGGCCGAAGGAATTCAAGCAGGAAATATTGACGCAGCTTTCATTACGGCAGGCACGCCAACTGGTGCAGTTGAGGCGCTGTCCGTACAAAATGATATCATTATCCTGCCTATTGCAGAGGACAAAATTCAAGCATTGGTTAAAAAGTATCCATACTATGCTGAAGATACAATTCCAAGTGGTACGTACAAAATTAAATCCGAGGTGAAAACAGTTGCTGTTAAAGCTATGTTAGTAGTTACAAAGGATCTTGATGAAGATTTAGTTTATGAAATGACTAAAGCTGTTTATGACAACACAGATCAGATCACACATGCAAAAGGCAAGTTCATTACAGCAGAAACTGCACTTGAAGGATTAGGGGAAATGGAAGTTCATCCTGGAGCAGCAAAATACTTTAAAGAAAAAGGTGTTTCCAAGTAA
- a CDS encoding DUF1850 domain-containing protein, whose product MKFKRFMAFGIPLLIAFLLFFPYKHVIAFTFEDQGELVAYFPLKKEKEFKIKYLHSIHLTDVLESYRLSDKQIEQTELAYHDFAVGMPSNAEGEEVFEEKDGTYFIKNMNRNFAYIDLRVGQVRANHRLIYDEKTYTLADFIKPGTWVRISSERISLWEQLKGVKISG is encoded by the coding sequence ATGAAATTCAAGAGATTCATGGCTTTTGGTATACCTCTGCTCATCGCTTTTCTATTATTTTTTCCGTATAAGCATGTAATTGCCTTTACCTTCGAGGACCAAGGGGAATTAGTCGCATACTTTCCTTTGAAAAAAGAAAAGGAATTCAAGATTAAGTATTTACATTCCATCCATCTAACGGATGTATTGGAATCATATCGGTTATCGGATAAGCAAATCGAACAAACCGAACTTGCTTATCATGATTTTGCAGTCGGTATGCCTTCCAATGCAGAGGGGGAGGAAGTATTCGAAGAGAAAGACGGCACCTACTTCATAAAAAATATGAATCGCAATTTCGCCTATATAGATTTACGGGTAGGACAAGTCAGAGCTAACCATCGGTTAATATATGATGAAAAAACATACACATTGGCAGACTTTATTAAACCAGGGACATGGGTCAGGATTTCATCAGAAAGAATTTCATTATGGGAACAGTTGAAGGGAGTGAAGATTAGTGGCTGA
- a CDS encoding TRAP transporter permease → MADQEKTKYLTEAEQQELLEKYDPEAGTRKLTGVLGHIAFFGLLAFSLFQLYTAIFGVFTAQIQRTIHLGFALSLVFLLFPVNRKKRQKGKFQIAWYDIILALLSIGVGAYWPLFFEDIVMNVGRLGGLDFAVGLMAILLVLEATRRAVGLPIMVIALLFIFYGIFGQYMPGFLAHRGLTLERLVQTMFFSTEGILGTPLAVSSTFIFLFLLFGSFLVRTGVGQYFNDLSTAIAGRRIGGPAKVAIFSSALQGTISGSSVANVVTSGAFTIPMMKNLGYKKEFAGAVEAAASTGGQLMPPVMGAAAFLMVEFIGNGITYWDIAKAAAIPAILYFSGIWIMTHFEAKRLGLRGLTKEEMPSKKEVFGKFYLLIPILAIIFLLMLNITVTHAALYSIAISVLVGFINKDVRMKFIDIIYALVDGARTALSVAAATAAAGIIVGIVTKTGLGLKLANGLIDLSGGYLIPTLMLTMVAALILGMGSPTTANYVITSTIAAPAIILLGVPDLSAHLFVFYFGIIADITPPVALAAFAAAGVAGGEPIKTGIESSKLAIAAFIIPYIFVLSPQMLMIDTTWMEVAWVVITAMAGMIAIGAGVIGYWMRGMHWLERVLAIIVGLLLIYPETMSDIIGVSAFIVLLALQYLWKSGNHDSPNILEHKQSIGKN, encoded by the coding sequence GTGGCTGATCAAGAAAAAACGAAGTATTTAACCGAAGCAGAACAACAGGAGTTATTGGAAAAATATGATCCTGAAGCCGGGACAAGGAAATTAACTGGTGTCTTGGGCCACATTGCATTTTTTGGACTCTTGGCTTTTTCGTTATTTCAATTATACACAGCTATTTTTGGCGTTTTTACAGCCCAAATCCAACGGACGATACACTTAGGGTTTGCACTCTCCTTGGTTTTTTTACTATTTCCTGTAAACCGGAAGAAGCGTCAAAAAGGAAAATTTCAAATTGCCTGGTACGATATCATATTAGCGCTCCTTAGTATCGGTGTAGGTGCATATTGGCCCTTATTTTTTGAAGATATCGTCATGAATGTAGGACGTCTGGGTGGATTGGATTTTGCAGTTGGTTTAATGGCCATTCTGCTAGTTTTGGAGGCAACTAGGCGTGCAGTGGGTCTTCCTATTATGGTCATTGCTTTATTATTCATTTTCTATGGTATTTTTGGGCAGTATATGCCAGGATTCCTCGCTCATCGCGGTTTAACTCTGGAGCGTTTGGTGCAAACGATGTTCTTCTCGACAGAAGGCATTTTAGGTACTCCGTTAGCGGTGTCATCGACATTTATCTTCCTTTTTTTACTGTTTGGATCCTTTCTAGTCCGGACAGGTGTCGGTCAATACTTCAATGATCTTTCAACCGCCATTGCAGGCAGAAGGATAGGGGGACCTGCAAAGGTTGCGATTTTTTCCAGTGCTCTTCAAGGAACGATTAGCGGAAGCTCTGTAGCTAATGTTGTCACTTCAGGAGCATTTACGATACCGATGATGAAAAATCTTGGTTATAAGAAGGAATTTGCTGGGGCAGTGGAGGCGGCCGCTTCGACAGGCGGTCAATTGATGCCTCCGGTAATGGGGGCAGCGGCATTCTTAATGGTTGAGTTCATTGGGAATGGAATAACGTATTGGGATATAGCAAAGGCGGCTGCGATTCCAGCGATCCTTTACTTTTCAGGAATATGGATCATGACCCATTTTGAAGCGAAACGACTTGGGCTGCGTGGACTAACGAAAGAAGAGATGCCAAGTAAGAAGGAAGTGTTCGGCAAATTTTATTTACTAATACCGATCCTTGCCATTATCTTCTTGCTCATGCTGAATATTACGGTTACACATGCAGCACTGTATTCCATTGCGATCTCGGTTCTTGTAGGATTCATAAACAAGGATGTCCGCATGAAATTCATCGATATCATTTATGCATTGGTGGATGGAGCCCGAACGGCACTTTCGGTTGCAGCCGCGACCGCAGCAGCCGGCATTATTGTAGGAATCGTTACGAAAACTGGATTAGGGCTGAAGCTGGCTAATGGTTTGATTGATTTGTCTGGCGGATATTTGATTCCAACATTGATGCTAACGATGGTAGCGGCACTCATTTTAGGAATGGGATCACCTACGACCGCCAATTATGTAATCACATCGACGATTGCAGCACCTGCAATCATTTTGCTTGGTGTACCTGATTTATCTGCACATTTATTCGTCTTCTATTTTGGCATTATAGCAGATATAACTCCTCCAGTTGCATTAGCGGCATTTGCAGCGGCAGGGGTGGCAGGCGGTGAACCGATAAAAACGGGAATTGAGTCATCAAAACTTGCAATCGCCGCATTTATCATTCCATATATTTTTGTTCTTTCGCCACAAATGCTGATGATTGATACAACTTGGATGGAGGTTGCCTGGGTCGTAATTACAGCAATGGCCGGCATGATCGCCATTGGCGCGGGTGTTATAGGTTACTGGATGAGGGGGATGCACTGGTTGGAAAGAGTCCTCGCCATAATCGTTGGTTTACTTTTAATCTATCCTGAAACGATGTCGGACATCATTGGGGTATCTGCTTTTATCGTATTGCTGGCTTTACAATATCTTTGGAAGAGTGGCAATCACGACAGTCCCAATATCTTGGAACATAAGCAAAGCATAGGGAAAAATTAA
- the ggt gene encoding gamma-glutamyltransferase translates to MKFLKSFILVTFSFFCMITPAFASVPGVDGSMGKGATKGIVSVSHPLAAEAGIKILKQGGNAVDAAAAIQLSLNVVEPMMSGIGGGGFIMIYNKKENKITMIENREMAPKNVTPELFLDGKGKPVPFSKRHTSGKAVAVPGTLKGVETSLEKYGTLNLSQVIGPAIKQAEQGVKVNWATAQYIDENVTKLKNNQAAAKVFVPDGKPLEEGDTLVQPDLAKTLKLIKKQGSKAFYKGEIGEALTKEVQKREGTMTTEDLQNYEVKERVPIKSEYRGFEVVGAASPSSGSLTVLQILKLMEGYDVQKMGANTPEYLHYLTEAMHLAFADRAAYMADEDFYDVPTKGLLDEDYIKERRKLINPKRSTADVKAGDPWKYEGKEPTSMKKVKEEKTPIGQTTHFSVMDKWGNMVAYTTTIEQVFGSGIMVPEYGFMLNNEMTDFDATPGGVNQVEPGKRPRSSMSPTFVLKDGNPFMAIGSPGGATIIASVSETIMNVLDHKMRIQDAILAPRIYSAGYPTVRWEPGIEQNTRLELMAKGHVYEEKPQHIGNVQAVIYDYEKGRMYGGADNTREGTVQGVYNVSYKSKKPKEIKEEKKGPFTLKVNGAVYPYSAEQMKLIDEKPYIQSDKLLLGLGAIGTGDLETFKPDKKSYLPVLRVAQSLGYKTKWNEKDKEALLEKDPADIGDPDDDGSVTN, encoded by the coding sequence ATGAAATTTTTAAAAAGTTTTATTTTAGTTACTTTCAGTTTCTTTTGTATGATCACACCAGCTTTTGCAAGTGTTCCTGGAGTGGATGGGTCAATGGGAAAGGGAGCGACAAAAGGAATCGTATCAGTTTCCCACCCGTTAGCAGCTGAAGCGGGCATAAAGATATTAAAACAAGGTGGAAACGCAGTCGATGCAGCAGCAGCCATTCAATTATCGTTAAATGTAGTTGAACCAATGATGTCTGGAATCGGTGGCGGTGGTTTTATCATGATTTATAATAAAAAGGAAAATAAAATAACGATGATTGAAAATCGCGAAATGGCACCGAAAAATGTTACGCCTGAACTTTTTTTAGATGGAAAGGGAAAACCTGTTCCTTTTAGTAAGCGGCACACATCTGGTAAAGCGGTTGCAGTTCCTGGAACTCTGAAGGGTGTAGAGACTTCTCTTGAGAAATATGGAACATTGAATTTATCACAAGTCATAGGCCCGGCCATTAAACAAGCTGAACAAGGGGTAAAAGTCAATTGGGCAACAGCACAATATATCGATGAAAATGTAACAAAGCTTAAAAATAACCAAGCGGCTGCAAAGGTTTTTGTACCAGACGGAAAGCCTTTGGAAGAGGGAGACACCCTTGTTCAGCCAGATCTGGCAAAGACTCTTAAGTTAATAAAAAAACAAGGTTCCAAGGCTTTTTATAAAGGTGAAATCGGGGAAGCCCTAACCAAAGAAGTTCAAAAGCGTGAAGGAACGATGACAACTGAGGATTTGCAAAACTATGAAGTGAAAGAAAGAGTGCCGATTAAATCGGAATATAGGGGATTTGAAGTGGTAGGGGCAGCTTCACCAAGCTCAGGCAGTTTGACTGTTCTACAAATCCTGAAGCTTATGGAAGGATACGATGTACAAAAGATGGGGGCGAACACACCTGAGTATCTTCATTATCTCACGGAAGCCATGCATCTTGCTTTTGCCGATCGAGCTGCCTATATGGCAGATGAAGATTTTTATGATGTACCTACAAAAGGACTATTGGATGAAGATTATATTAAAGAAAGACGAAAACTCATCAATCCAAAAAGATCAACAGCTGATGTCAAGGCAGGCGATCCATGGAAGTATGAGGGCAAAGAACCTACTTCAATGAAGAAGGTAAAAGAGGAGAAAACACCGATCGGTCAAACAACCCATTTCTCTGTAATGGATAAATGGGGAAATATGGTTGCTTATACGACTACAATCGAGCAAGTATTCGGATCGGGTATCATGGTACCTGAATATGGATTCATGCTAAATAATGAAATGACGGATTTTGATGCAACACCGGGTGGAGTTAACCAGGTGGAACCAGGAAAAAGACCAAGAAGCAGTATGTCACCGACCTTCGTATTAAAAGATGGCAATCCCTTCATGGCCATTGGTTCACCAGGAGGAGCGACGATAATAGCATCTGTATCTGAAACGATTATGAACGTGCTTGATCATAAAATGCGAATCCAAGATGCCATATTAGCGCCACGTATTTATTCCGCTGGATATCCGACAGTTAGATGGGAACCGGGAATTGAACAAAATACAAGGTTGGAGTTAATGGCAAAAGGCCATGTTTATGAAGAAAAACCCCAGCATATCGGAAATGTGCAAGCTGTTATTTATGATTATGAAAAGGGGAGAATGTATGGGGGAGCCGATAATACGAGAGAAGGAACTGTTCAAGGAGTGTATAATGTTTCCTATAAATCGAAAAAGCCAAAAGAAATAAAAGAAGAAAAAAAGGGACCGTTTACCTTAAAAGTGAATGGAGCCGTTTATCCTTATTCAGCTGAACAAATGAAACTGATAGATGAAAAACCCTATATCCAATCAGACAAATTGTTACTAGGTTTGGGTGCAATTGGAACAGGGGACTTGGAAACATTCAAACCAGATAAAAAATCGTATCTACCGGTATTAAGGGTTGCGCAATCATTAGGATATAAAACAAAATGGAATGAAAAAGACAAAGAGGCACTATTGGAAAAAGATCCGGCGGATATTGGAGATCCAGACGATGATGGCAGTGTCACGAATTAA
- a CDS encoding LysR family transcriptional regulator: MDLRQLRYFTTIVREKNFSKAAKTLHISQPSLSNAIMKLENVVGFQLLERNTRGLELTESGGIFYTRSVDLLRRFDNMQVELKEMKDVGSGTVSIGSIESFKFWFPKIIRNFKINYPKIHIKVREILGEEKVFDSLNQYNVHFTITNQPINNEEILSTPLYNERFMLLIHKDDDLNGKESITFQDIAKKELIISTTGFQTRDDILKAFKDENAIPNILYEIERLETACSLVEAGIGVTILPENYIRSAATTNTAIRAIDSNYLERTVYLAYLKDRYLSPAVCRLIEDIHSFFKSDVRNGD, from the coding sequence ATGGATCTTCGTCAACTTCGATATTTCACTACAATTGTCCGGGAAAAGAATTTCTCAAAAGCAGCAAAAACGCTGCATATATCACAACCTTCCCTAAGTAATGCCATAATGAAATTAGAAAATGTAGTTGGTTTTCAGCTTTTGGAACGCAATACAAGAGGGCTTGAGCTCACGGAATCAGGGGGGATTTTCTATACGAGATCTGTTGATCTGTTAAGAAGATTCGATAATATGCAGGTGGAGCTTAAAGAAATGAAGGATGTCGGAAGCGGAACCGTATCAATAGGTTCCATAGAATCATTCAAATTTTGGTTCCCGAAGATCATCAGGAATTTTAAAATCAATTATCCTAAAATTCATATAAAAGTCAGGGAAATATTAGGGGAAGAGAAGGTTTTCGATTCGTTAAATCAGTATAATGTTCATTTCACCATCACGAACCAGCCCATCAACAATGAGGAAATTCTGTCCACACCCCTTTATAATGAAAGATTCATGCTTTTGATCCATAAAGATGACGATTTAAACGGAAAAGAGTCCATCACCTTCCAAGACATAGCAAAGAAAGAATTGATCATCAGTACAACTGGATTTCAAACAAGAGATGATATCTTAAAAGCATTTAAGGATGAAAATGCAATTCCCAATATCCTATACGAAATAGAAAGGCTTGAAACGGCTTGCAGTTTGGTGGAAGCAGGGATTGGGGTTACAATTTTACCGGAAAACTATATAAGATCCGCTGCAACAACCAATACTGCAATTCGCGCGATCGATTCAAATTATTTGGAAAGGACTGTTTACCTGGCTTATTTGAAAGATCGATATCTGTCTCCTGCGGTATGTAGGTTAATCGAGGACATACATAGCTTTTTTAAGAGTGATGTCAGGAACGGTGACTAA
- the hutG gene encoding formimidoylglutamase, translated as MYTNPTLNYWNGRIDSQSDMDSFRYHQRVRLAPISELAISSNSSRTFGLIGFKCDEGVKRNKGRIGAAEGPDHIRQSLAKLPCHLPSQTELVDAGDVICEGTEMEAAQSQLGSAVTRILESRAIPIILGGGHETLYGHYLGIRESIGPRASLGIINIDAHFDMRPYEKESSSGTMFKQILDEDKNCGYLCVGIQKQGNTKALFETAERSKIDYILEEDLSLNEMDETKRRINEFAKGHDYIILTLCTDVIDSAYAPGVSAPSPFGLNPKLVRAIIRHIVSNEKILSFDIAEVNPSLDENNKTVTLAAHLINEVLLHFK; from the coding sequence ATGTATACAAATCCGACTTTAAATTATTGGAATGGAAGAATTGATTCCCAATCTGACATGGACAGCTTCAGATACCACCAAAGAGTACGTTTGGCACCGATTTCGGAATTAGCCATCTCTTCCAATTCATCCAGGACCTTTGGATTGATTGGCTTCAAATGTGATGAAGGCGTTAAAAGGAATAAAGGCAGGATTGGTGCGGCAGAAGGGCCTGATCATATTAGGCAGTCATTGGCGAAATTACCCTGTCATTTACCTTCCCAAACCGAGCTGGTGGATGCTGGTGATGTAATATGTGAAGGTACAGAGATGGAGGCCGCTCAATCCCAATTGGGTTCGGCTGTTACCCGGATATTGGAGAGTAGAGCGATTCCTATCATACTTGGCGGAGGGCACGAAACCCTGTATGGCCATTATCTTGGGATTAGGGAATCCATTGGACCAAGAGCTAGCTTGGGAATCATTAATATTGACGCTCACTTTGATATGAGGCCTTATGAAAAAGAAAGTTCATCAGGAACGATGTTTAAGCAAATTTTGGACGAAGATAAAAATTGTGGTTATTTATGTGTCGGAATTCAGAAGCAGGGGAATACGAAGGCACTGTTTGAAACTGCCGAGAGAAGTAAGATCGATTACATATTGGAAGAAGATTTGTCATTGAATGAAATGGATGAAACTAAGCGGCGGATAAATGAATTCGCTAAGGGACATGACTACATTATTCTTACATTATGTACAGACGTTATTGATTCAGCCTACGCACCTGGGGTAAGTGCTCCATCGCCTTTTGGACTGAATCCTAAATTGGTCCGTGCCATTATCAGGCATATCGTATCGAATGAAAAGATTCTCTCCTTTGATATCGCGGAAGTGAATCCTTCGTTGGATGAAAATAATAAAACCGTTACATTGGCAGCACATTTAATAAATGAGGTTTTACTTCATTTTAAATAA
- a CDS encoding SOS response-associated peptidase: protein MCGRFTLFTDIEEIKDRFDIQGSFDEEYQFSYNIAPSQSVLSVINDGARNRLGYLRWGLIPFWAKDEKVGYKMINARAETIAEKTSFKNAYKKKRCLIIADSFYEWKKTPERKIPMRIKLKNHAPFGMAGIWESWKSPEGLSIYSCSVITTVPNELMTSIHDRMPVILKPEDEKDWLNPSINDPAYLQQYLNSFDSEQMEAFEVSTDVNSTKKNSPNLIQQIC, encoded by the coding sequence ATGTGTGGACGTTTCACCCTTTTCACTGATATTGAGGAAATAAAAGATCGGTTTGATATTCAAGGATCATTTGATGAGGAATACCAATTCAGCTACAATATTGCTCCCTCCCAATCCGTGCTATCCGTCATTAATGACGGGGCAAGGAATCGACTTGGATATCTTCGGTGGGGACTCATTCCTTTCTGGGCAAAAGACGAAAAAGTGGGCTATAAAATGATCAATGCCAGAGCGGAAACCATTGCAGAGAAAACAAGCTTCAAGAATGCGTATAAGAAGAAGAGATGCTTGATAATCGCTGACTCATTTTATGAATGGAAGAAGACACCAGAAAGAAAAATACCGATGCGAATAAAACTGAAGAATCATGCTCCATTTGGAATGGCCGGTATATGGGAATCCTGGAAATCTCCTGAAGGCCTCAGCATCTACTCGTGCTCCGTTATAACAACCGTTCCTAATGAGCTGATGACCAGCATTCATGATCGTATGCCTGTCATCCTTAAACCAGAAGATGAAAAAGATTGGTTGAATCCATCCATTAATGATCCTGCATATCTGCAGCAGTATTTAAATTCATTCGATTCGGAACAAATGGAAGCTTTTGAGGTATCGACTGATGTGAACTCGACTAAAAAAAATTCACCTAACCTAATACAACAAATTTGCTGA
- a CDS encoding Na+/H+ antiporter NhaC family protein, translating to MSANNKGNPWALIPFVVFLILFIGSGIITKDFYSFPVIVAISIASAAALAMNRKESFNQKVDIFCKGAGDANIMLMVIIFLLAGAFSEVANGMGAVESTVNLALAVFPQNLLMVGIFIIACFISLSMGTSMGTIVALAPIGVGISEQTDISLALSMAAVIGGAMFGDNLSFISDTTIAAVRTQGTKMKDKFKVNFFIVLPAAIITCAILGILTMGEQADIIQNSYNWVKILPYLCVLITALAGVNVFLVLSSGIVFAGIIGLADGSYQPLGVIQKVGEGMAGMYEISFLAILIAGMVAVIKHNGGIDYLLQLVTRNSKSKKGAEFSIAGLVGLTNLSTANNTISIIIAGPLAKNIAERYGIDPRKSASILDVFACCIQGLIPYGAQLLVAAGVAKISPISILPYSYYPILIGLCGVVAILIGYPRFHSDETKKRTS from the coding sequence ATGAGTGCAAACAATAAAGGGAATCCATGGGCATTGATTCCATTTGTCGTATTTTTAATTTTATTTATAGGGTCCGGAATCATCACTAAAGATTTTTATTCTTTTCCGGTGATTGTAGCCATTTCTATTGCATCAGCAGCTGCATTGGCAATGAATCGGAAAGAAAGTTTCAATCAAAAAGTTGATATTTTCTGTAAAGGTGCAGGGGACGCCAATATTATGTTAATGGTTATCATTTTCCTTTTAGCCGGCGCTTTTTCCGAAGTTGCGAATGGCATGGGGGCGGTTGAATCAACGGTGAATCTTGCCTTAGCCGTTTTTCCGCAAAATCTTTTGATGGTAGGGATATTCATTATCGCTTGTTTTATTTCTCTATCTATGGGGACGAGCATGGGAACGATTGTAGCCCTAGCACCTATCGGGGTCGGAATTAGCGAGCAAACCGATATTTCGCTTGCCCTTTCAATGGCGGCCGTTATTGGTGGTGCGATGTTTGGGGATAACCTATCCTTCATTTCAGATACGACAATCGCTGCAGTTCGAACACAGGGAACGAAAATGAAGGATAAGTTTAAAGTGAATTTTTTCATCGTTTTACCTGCAGCCATCATCACATGTGCTATCCTAGGAATATTAACGATGGGTGAACAAGCCGACATCATCCAAAATTCTTATAATTGGGTGAAGATTCTTCCATACCTTTGCGTATTGATCACTGCATTGGCAGGAGTCAATGTGTTCCTGGTGCTTTCCAGCGGAATCGTCTTTGCCGGAATCATCGGCTTGGCTGATGGAAGTTATCAACCGTTGGGTGTCATTCAAAAAGTTGGTGAAGGAATGGCGGGAATGTATGAAATATCCTTCCTTGCCATTTTAATTGCAGGTATGGTTGCTGTAATCAAACATAATGGTGGCATTGATTATCTACTCCAGCTCGTGACCCGAAATAGCAAATCAAAAAAAGGGGCGGAATTCAGTATTGCCGGGCTTGTTGGCTTGACGAACCTTTCCACGGCAAATAATACGATTTCGATTATCATTGCTGGGCCACTTGCCAAAAACATCGCTGAAAGGTATGGGATTGATCCGCGTAAATCGGCGAGCATACTTGACGTTTTTGCCTGTTGTATCCAAGGGTTGATACCATATGGGGCACAACTGCTTGTTGCAGCAGGGGTAGCAAAAATCTCTCCGATAAGCATCTTGCCGTATTCATATTACCCGATACTAATTGGACTTTGTGGAGTCGTGGCCATCTTGATTGGTTATCCACGGTTTCACTCGGATGAAACGAAGAAACGGACTTCTTAA